CTGATACTGCCAATCTATGTCCACTGTCAATAGGACCAGACTTTGGCTTAGATTTATCAGAATATCACTTCATTAGTGCCGTTCACATAACCGTCGCAGCCGGCGAGAAGGACGAGTTCCCGAGAGATGCAACTCTGGAAGTGAACACGAAAATAATCTAAGTAACATtttgcatggatgttgatgGGTATATTTTGTTTCCATCCCTCAATCTGTGAAAGCGATAAATCACGAATGCACGACAACGTTTTGTAGTTTGTTTTACTAGCAGTAAGCTCATGTTAGACTGGGTCCTTGAATTACTGATTCTATAACAGGGCGTTGATAATGACGAGCATTTAACTAGTTACTGTAATTTACTTCTCGGTTGTAACGTGTAAGCAAACTCGTCCTATAAAAGCTGTTACTGGTACCTCAGTTGTACATATCCGATGTTTTATTACGTGAATCCGTTATTCAGCTATTCATTAACCCTGATAAGATTTGCAAATACATCGTACGCTTTAGATTTGAGCAATTATAAACGGAGGCATTGAGAGCAGACTAATTTATTTCTACGTTTGATCGACATTTGAATAAACTACAGAAAACTGGTACTGCCGTTGACTCTTACAAGAAATGGGCATACATATGTGTGGGCGGCAGACATgaagtggtctagttgtaacacccttgactgtcaatccaggggtcgcgggttcgattccccgcaGCACAgctaaaacaaaaactaatcTTCTTCCGGGAGGGAGGACGTTCAACAGGGCCTCGTGTGACATTGATATGTACTGGTGCACGTTAAGAAACCAGAGTAGCTATTCTGTCTTTGCATTATGTTCCCAAAatctaaaatgactaacaatgtAATCGGAGCACTttaaaaatagctaaaatacacacatatacatgtgtgtttttcaaaatacatagtACATTAAGACTACTTCTTAACAGAAAAATGAAAGGAGGGTAATGGTTTCTTAGTGTTTAGATTTAGAATATTTCACAGTGTGAGCGCAAACTGGGAGCACCCACGGCAGGATTTCACAATGTGAGCACGAAATGCCATATTTCATAATGTAAGCACCACAGGctatttttcacaaagtgaGCAACACATGCTATATTCCAGAACGTGAGCACCAAAGGCTATAGTTTACAATGTCAGCTATAAAggctatattttaaaatgtgagcCATAAAGGCTTTATTTCACAGTGAGCACCAAAGGCTATATTTCACAGTTAGCACCAAAGGTTTTATTTCACAGTGAGCACCAAAGGCTATATTTCGCAGTGAGTACCAAAGGCTGTCTTTCACAGTGAGCACCAAAGGCTGTATTTCGCAGTGAGCACCAAAGGCTATATTTCGCAGTGAGCACCAAAGGCTGTCTTTCACAGTGAGCACCAAATGCTATATTTCGCAGTGAGCACCAAAGGCAGTATTTCACAGTGAGCACCAAAGGCTATATTTCGCAGTTAGCACCAAAGGCTGTATTTCATAGTGAGCACCAAAGGCTGTATTTCACTGTGAGCACCAAAGGCTATATTTCGCAGTGAGCACCAAAGGCAGTATTTTACAGTGAGCACCAAAGGCTATATTTCGCAGTTAGCACCAAAGGCTGTATTTCACTGTGAGCACCAAAGGCTATATTTCGCAGTGAGCACCAAAGGCAGTATTTTACAGTGAGCACCAAAGGCTATATTTCGCAGTTAGCACCAAAGGCTGTATTTCACAGTGAGCACCAAAGGTTGTATTTCACAGTGAGCACCAAAGGCTATATTTCGCAGTGAGCACCAAAGGCAATATTACACAATGTGAGCTACAAAGCCTATATTATACAATGTGAGCTACAAAGGCTGTATTTCGCAAGCACCAACGACTATATTTCACAATCAAAGCATTTACAGCACCAAAGGCTGTATTTCACGATTATATTTGATCTTGATGTTCATGATGTCTAAAAAgcaaaactgaaacaaacatcattcatatacttttacaattaattgggaaatgttaatcGGCTCATTTCGGAATTGACGTGGTTGAAATTGTGTCAAAGCCATGTCCGCGCTCACGATTGGTATGGAACGTGAGAGAAAGATGaagtttgaaaacattttctaaATGCTCATCATACCTCTATTTTCAGTGTTATGCCTGACCGCAAGCGTCCTGTCCTTGACCCTCATCGCGTACGACCGGTTCTTCGGGATAGTGTTCGCACTGAAGGCCCACATGTCACACCGGAAGGCCAGGTTCTCCATAGCAATCATTTGGATATGCTCGTTTGCTATCGCTGCACCCCTCCTGTGGTTCCGGGAGCTCAAGGTGCGGGAGTGGAAGGACTACACGGAGAGATGGTGCGATGACTCCTGGCCTATAGAGATGAAGACCGTGGAGGGCACGAACACAACTATAGAATACATGCCTGCCCGAACTGTGTACTTCACCTTCGTGTCAGGGGTGCTCTATTTCTTCCCGATATTGGTGATGACCTTGGCGTACTCTGTTATCATCCTGAAACTTCAGTCGAGCACAATTCCGGGAGAACGAGTTGATTCCGGATATGCCGCTCAACAAAAGACAAGACGCAAGGTACATTTTCCAAGCTTCCATAACATATCTGGCTACTAGGAATATAGGCTCCCTTTTTAATagtaaatgtctgcatttctaAAGAAATTTGACAGTTTTAGaaagtaaatttaatcaaagtcaTCTTTAGCCGAAATTGATTCCCACAATTGTAATACGAGGATTGTAAATTCAATTTGTTTCAGAATTTGTTTCTGAGATTGGATTATATTAGTACATCCACACTCATAACGTGGAGTTGacactactgggcttgtcctttTTGGTGTGAGTTCTGAAACTGCTCAATATGATACTTTTCATGACAAAAGTCTTTCGTAAATACCGGTTTCACTACCAAAGCTATGTGTTTTTAATTCGGTAAAGTCAGTGTAGGAAAAAATGCACCTTTAAGTAAACACATCGCCAAGCAACTGCACGTCAAGCACCAGATTCATATCTGCGTGCCTTAAAGGAACAATTTTGGGTTCAATAGAATTATTTTCTGGTGACACGTTCAAATTCTTACTTTCTTATCTTTCTAACCGTCATTGTTAACAGGATAagtaaatcatgtttaaaaacattgcacCTACCATATGATATAAGGTATTATTCGTCACATCGAAAAATAATCAGAGGtattatgtctatatggaaacaTTCCCGTCTGCctagaaaaaaaagatataccGTTGTTTCTTTATTAAGAATGATAACTGTCGAAAGTCTTTCAGTTGTGTTTTGCCTCAATTGTAAATCTGATCCTGGTTACCaaagaaatgttgttgttttgtgttgtttatttcttttgtgtTGTTTCTTGTAAATCAATTGATCTCCCGTCCGTGCTCTTCTCCAACCTCCTGTTCCTGTAGTTCACAACTGCTGTTATATCACAATTAAGCATCTCAATTTAATGCGCCCTACGAAATACGGAAACTCATCTATGAAAATAACGGTATTATCATTTAATGATCAAAAAACATCTCGTTACACGGTATGcatactgatgatgatgatgatgatgatgatgatgatgatgatgattaccgtgaatttaattattttctgaaggtaatattgataaaaaattctAGTTCAGTTCGACAGATCAACGTTAAATCAGCACAAACTCTTTACGTTCGGTGTATAACGATTTCAAGTGACCGTTGTTACACACAACACGTATATTATTCAGGATGTAAAAATGTCCTTCTCGCGATTGACATCATCCTGTGGTGTAGCTAGGAGTTAGGCATATTGTGTATTGGCCGTACTTGGGAGAGTTTCATTGTGTTCGTTTATTCGTGACTGTTCGTATCGGAAATGAAACCAGTTGGAAAAACTTTTACTGAGCAATAAGAAGCCAGCGGataaataacaatgatatttaaatatacacagCCGCTACTTATTAAACGGAATCTTAACAAAATAAACCGTTATAACACTCGACATTTAGTTTACATTCGAGTTTTGCGCTCGTTGTTTCTAATTTCACAAACACGAGTAGTGCCCTAGTGGATGCAGTAACGAGTTTCGCGCTCGTTGTCTCTAATTCCACAAACACGAGTAGTGCCCTAGTGGATCCAGTAACGAGTTTCGCGCTCGTTGTCTCTAATTCCACAAGCACGAGTAGTGCCCTAGTGGATGCAGTAACGAGTTTCGCGCTCGTTGTTTCTAATTCCACAATCACGAGTAGAGTCCTAGTGGATGCAGTAACGAGTTTCAAACTGTTTGTTTCTAATTCCACAATCACGAGTAGTGCCCTAGTGGATGCAGAAACGAGTTTCGCGCTCGTTGTTTCTAATTCCACAATCACGAGTAGTGTCCTAGTGGATGCAGTAACGAGTTTCGCGCTCGTTGTTTCTAATTCCACAATCACGAGTAGAGTCCTAGTGGATGCAGAAACGAGTTTCGCGCTCGTTGTTTCTAATTCCACAATCACGAGTAGAGTCCTAGTGGATGCAGTAACGAGTTTCGTGCTCGTTTATTTTAATTCCACAATCACGAGTAGTGCCCTAGTGGATGCAGTAACGAGTTTCGCGCTCGTTGTTTCTAATTCCACAAGCACGAGTAGTGCCCTAGTGCATGCAGTAACGAGTTTCGCGCTCGTTGTTTCTAATTCCACAATCACGTGTAGAGTCCTAGTGGATGCAGTAACGAGTTTCGCGCTCGTTGTTTCTAATTCCACAATCACGAGTAGTGTCCTAGTGGATGCAGTAACGAGTTTCGCGCTCGTTGTTTCTAATTCCACAATCACGAGTAGAGTCCTAGTGGATGCAGAAACGAGTTTCGCGCTCGTTGTTTCTAATTCCACAATCACGAGTAGAGTCCTAGTGGATGCAGTAACGAGTTTCGTGCTCGTTTATTCTAATTCCACAATCACGAGTAGTGCCCTAGTGGATGCAGTAACGAGTTTCGCGCTCGTTGTTTCTAATTCCATAAGCACGAGTAGTGCCCTAGTGGATGCAGTAACGAGTTTCGCGCTCGTTGTTTCTAATTCCACAATCACGTGTAGAGTCCTAGTGGATGCAGTAACGAGTTTCGCGCTCGTTGTTTCTAATTCCACAATCACGAGTAGAGTCCTAGTGGATGCAGAAACGAGTTTCACGCTCGTTGTTTCTAATTCCACAATCACGAGTAGAGTCCTAGTGGATGCAGTAACGAGTTTCGCGCTCGTTGTCTCTAATTCCACAATCACGAGTAGTGCCCTAGTGGATGCAGTAACGAGTTTCGCGCTCGTTGTTTCTAATTCCACAATCACGAGTAGAGTCCTAGTGGATGCAGTAACGAGTTTCAAACTGTTTGTTTCTAATTCCACAATCAGGAGCAGTGCCCTAGTGGATGCAGAAACGAGTTTCGCGCTCGTTGTTTCTAATTCCACATTCACGAGTAGAGTCCTAGTGGATGCAGTAACGAGTTTCGCGCTCGTTGTTTCTAATTCCACAATCACGAGTAGAGTCCTAGTGGATGCAGTAACGAGTTTCGCGCTCGTTGTTTCTAATTCCACAATCACGAGTAGAGTCCTAGTGGATGCAGTAACGAGTTTCGCGCTCGTTTATTCTAATTCCACATTCACGAGAAGTCCCCTAGTGGATGCAGTAACGAGTTTCGCGCTCGTTGTTTCTAATTCCACAAGCACGAGTAGTGCCCTAGTGGATGCAGTAACGAGTTTCAAACTGTTTGTTTCTAATTCCACAAGTACGAGTAGAGTCCTAGTGGATGCAGATACGCGTTTCGCGCTCGTTGTTACTAATTCCACAAGCACGAGTAGTGCTCTAGTGGATGCAGTAACGAGTTTCGCGCTCGTTGTTTCTAATTCCACAAGCACGAGTAGTGCTCTAGTGGATGCAGTAAAGAGTTTCGCGCTCGTTGTCTCTAATTTCACAAACAAGAGTAGTGCCCTAGTGCATGCAGTAACGAGTTTCGCGCTCGTTGTCTCTAATTTCACAAACAAGAGTAGTGCCCTAGTGGATCCAGTAACGAGTTTCGCGCTCGTTGTTTCTAATTTCACAAACACGAGTAGTGCCCTAGTGGATGCAGTAAAGAGTTTCGCGCTCGTTGTCTCTGATTTCACAAACAAGAGTAGTGCCCTAGTGGATGCAGTAACGAGTTTCGCGCTCGTTGTTTCTAATTCCACAATCACGAGTAGAGTCCTAGTGGATGCAGTAACGAGTTTCAAACTGTTTGTTTCTAATTCCACAATCACGAGTAGTGCCCTAGTGGATGCAGTAACGAGTTTCGCGCTCGTTGTTTCTAATTCCATAAGCACGAGTAGTGCCCTAGTGGATGCAGTAACGAGTTTCAAACTGTTTGTTTCTAATTCCACAAGTACGAGTAGAGTCCTAGTGGATGCAGATACGCGTTTCGCGCTCGTTGTTACTAATTCCACAATCACGAGTAGTGCCCTAGTGGATGCAGTAACGAGTTTCGCGCTCGTTGTTTCTAATTCCATAAGCACGAGTAGTGCCCTAGTGGATGCAGTAACGAGTTTCGCGCTCGTTGTTTCTAATTCCACAATCACGTGTAGAGTCCTAGTGGATGCAGTAACGAGTTTCGCGCTCGTTGTTTCTAATTCCACAATCACGAGTAGAGTCCTAGTGGATGCAGAAACGAGTTTCACGCTCGTTGTTTCTAATTCCACAATCACGAGTAGAGTCCTAGTGGATGCAGTAACGAGTTTCGCGCTCGTTGTCTCTAATTCCACAATCACGAGTAGTGCCCTAGTGGATGCAGTAACGAGTTTCGCGCTCGTTGTTTCTAATTCCACAATCACGAGTAGAGTCCTAGTGGATGCAGTAACGAGTTTCAAACTGTTTGTTTCTAATTCCACAATCAGGAGCAGTGCCCTAGTGGATGCAGAAACGAGTTTCGCGCTCGTTGTTTCTAATTCCACATTCACGAGTAGAGTCCTAGTGGATGCAGTAACGAGTTTCGCGCTCGTTGTTTCTAATTCCACAATCACGAGTAGAGTCCTAGTGGATGCAGTAACGAGTTTCGCGCTCGTTGTTTCTAATTCCACAATCACGAGTAGAGTCCTAGTGGATGCAAGTAACGAGTTTCGCGCTCGTTTATTCTAATTCCACATTCACGAGAAGTCCCCTAGTGGATGCAGTAACGAGTTTCGCGCTCGTTGTTTCTAATTCCACAAGCACGAGTAGTGCCCTAGTGGATGCAGTAACGAGTTTCAAACTGTTTGTTTCTAATTCCACAAGTACGAGTAGAGTCCTAGTGGATGCAGATACGCGTTTCGCGCTCGTTGTTACTAATTCCACAAGCACGAGTAGTGCTCTAGTGGATGCAGTAACGAGTTTCGCGCTCGTTGTTTCTAATTCCACAAGCACGAGTAGTGCTCTAGTGGATGCAGTAAAGAGTTTCGCGCTCGTTGTCTCTAATTTCACAAACAAGAGTAGTGCCCTAGTGCATGCAGTAACGAGTTTCGCGCTCGTTGTCTCTAATTTCACAAACAAGAGTAGTGCCCTAGTGGATCCAGTAACGAGTTTCGCGCTCGTTGTTTCTAATTTCACAAACACGAGTAGTGCCCTAGTGGATGCAGTAAAGAGTTTCGCGCTCGTTGTCTCTGATTTCACAAACAAGAGTAGTGCCCTAGTGGATGCAGTAACGAGTTTCGCGCTCGTTGTTTCTAATTCCACAATCACGAGTAGAGTCCTAGTGGATGCAGTAACGAGTTTCAAACTGTTTGTTTCTAATTCCACAATCACGAGTAGTGCCCTAGTGGATGCAGAAACGAGTTTCGCGCTCGTTGTTTCTAATTCCACAATCACGAGTAGTGTCCTTGTGCGTGCTGTAACGAGTTTCACGCTCGTTGTCTCTAATTCCACAGACACTTGTAGTGCCCTAGTGCGTGCAGGAGTTTTTACTTCACTTTTAATGTTATATCTTAGTATGCCTGACAATCAGCGACTGCTCAAATGTAGAAGTATCGTAAATATAAGTGTTTGTAAGCATAATGCACCTGTGTTCTTTAATAAATCATTGCCCTTAGTTCTTCAAGATGACAAGTTAAAGTCATAaatttatgtacaaaaatatttccACGCGTTTTTTTACAACTCATTACTGTTCGAAAAAATACTCAAAGAACTTTGCCCAGACAAAAGAAATATAGAAGTAAATGGCACGTTTTGAAGTGAATAAGATTGATCATAGATACGCATGTTCAACACCTATCCTAGACATCATCTCTAACGTTATAATGCAGTATCCTGTTGAGGACAagaagtcgtttaaacgagatacatAGTCATAAAAAACGAATATTACacatctataaaaaaaaatatgaaccagtggtttttaatcttttaaataGAAGTGAGAGAACAACTGACAAATGATTGAGCGTAATATATTTCTCATATTTCTGCAAGGTCTTGCCTAAAAAGCAATCTTTCTGACAAAAAGGAATTTTATTTCACGTTTCATTTGTAACAAAGAAAGCTTATTTAAAGTCGTCGTCACATGCGATATGTCCCAATTAATGATTGTTTGCGATTTTTTTCTAATCGTTGTTTGCGaagtgcaaaatattttgttcgaaaGACTGAGTCGTTGAACTGAAATTATAGGTGGTATAAACGAGATAAACTTAGTCATTATAATAAGATGCAAAGTAGTTATAATAAGAAGTGTAGTCGAAATGATAAGATGCAAAGTAGTTATAATAAGATGCGTAGTCGAAATAATAAGATGCAAAGTAGTTATAATAAGAAGCGTAGTCGAAATAATAAGATGCAAAGTAGTTATAATAAGATGCATAGTCGAATTAATAAGATGCAAAGTAGTTATAATAAGAAGCGTAGTCGAAATAATAAGATGCAAAGTAGTTATAATAAGATGCGTAGTCGAAATAATAAGATACAAAGTAGTTATAATAAGAAGCGTAGTCGAAATAATAAGATGCAAAGTAGTTATAATAAGATGCGTAGTCGAAATAATAAGATGCAAAGTAGTTATAATAAGAAGCGTAGTCGAAATAAACAGATGCATTGTCGTAATAATCAGATGAATAGTCGTTATAATGAAATTAGTAGTCGTAATAACGAGATGCAAAGTcgtaatattgaaatgtaaagtCGCAAAAATGAGATGCAAAATCCATATAATGAAATGCGTAGTCCATATAATGAGATGCGAAGTCCATATAATGAAATGCGTAGTCCATATAATGAGATGCGTAGTCCATTTTATGAGATGCGAAGTCAATGTAATGAAATGCGTAGTCCATATAATGAGATGCGTAGTCAAGATGCGTAGTCAATATAATGCGATGCGTAGTCGTAATAATGAGATGCGTAGTCCATATAATGAGATGCGTAGTCAATTTAATGAGATGCGAAGTCAATATAATGAAATGCGTAGTCCATATAATGAGATGCGTAGTCCATATAATGAGATGCATAGTccatataatgatatttatagtCTATATTATGAAATGCGTAGACGTAAAAATGAGATGCATAGTCTTTAGAATGAGATGTGTAATCGTAATAATGAGATGCTGAGTCGTTATTATGAGATGCGTAGTCATAATAATGAGATGCGTAGCTGTAAAAAAATGAGATGCATAGTCTTTAGAATTAGATGCGTAGTCGTTATGAGAATGGCTTCGTTAGGTCCTGACATTCAAATAAGTGTCTTGATATTGACAAATCGGAGGAGTACCTTTCATTGAGCTGACAGTAAAGAGTCTTTTTCGACTTACATTACCTAATGACACAATTCACAACTATAAACGAACGATATTCCGATTTAAATGTGTAATTAAATGCGCATTCCGTGCTCTGCATAACAGTTGTTATTATATTAGAGCTGAGATTTACAGGAACACTCTCGCTCCAGTTTTAACCGGGAAAAGcgtatgaataaaatataaaaaaatcagtccGAGGATTGAGATATTTCCGGGGAAATTATTACTAGTTAAGCAATACATACAGgttatattaaacaattcatacattaaataaaataaaattcatgaGCTTATTACTGTAAACGATGTTACATGGAGCCCGTATATGGACAATCAAATGGTTCATATGGTATAGTTGTACCAGAATACTCCTCCTCTTTCTTTAAGTACTTAATGTTTTCAACACTTTCAGGTCATTGCGATGTTGGTGACTATCATGGCGGTATTCGCTATCTGCTGGCTCCCGTACCAAATCGTACTATTATACAGCGAGCTGAGAACAAACAGGGAAACGGTGAGTACCTACATGAACGTTATGACGTTCATAATGTTCAAGACAAAAATACATTCAGAAGATTTCAATTAAATGTAATCAAGCCGTCAGGATTTTAACACAAAGCAGTAGCAACTACTTAATGTTTCATTGAGCGAAAAGAAGATAATTACGAAGTCCatgttttatgttgaaaatttCTACATCGGCTTTTTGTATAACTTCTTATAATGGATTATTCTGCCGCGTATTGGAAATCGTTCTTATGACAATGAGTTAAACATAGCgcattaaaaataatgattcgCGAGATCATAATATGGAACTTGAATCATTCAGTGCTCGCTATCACTCAAATGAGATCAGAGAGCAAACCATACTTTGATATGATGAATTTATTTCTACTCATCAAACGATAACGTTGACGTCTGATGAAGCATCACTACCGCACAGCTCGCATGATCATCTTCTGTCCACACGCGTTTACAAAGATGCCAGGATTAGACACATTTCATCCAGGATTAGACACATTTCATCCAGGAACAATATAACTTACCAATACAACCTATATAACGTTTTCAAGAAAGGAAGGGCCACTTGTCCCATGCTGAAGagtgtttctttattttcatgtaTTCATTTTTCTCATATCTGAACGGAAGCTAGTAGGCTTGGTTCTTTCCGTGCAATAACAGGCATGGGAATAAATGATATACTGATATGCACACGCTACTTATTGAGCGCTGTCCTTGACAACATCGCACACAACAGTTAGTTCAccaattgaaaatatatactcGTAGACTATGTTGTAGAATAACTCGTAGATGGTTCAgtaattatttctattttaactgtttttgcTGTATATTTTCAGCTGGGAGAATGGTACTTTACCATGCAGTTCTTAGCGGGCTGCTTCGCGTATTCCAATAGTGCTCTAAATCCTCTGATCTATGCTGGATTCAACAAGAACTTTAAACAAGGTACCTTTTATTGCCGTATGTGAAGCATGTCATGTGCATTTAAGTTTAGCATTGATGTGATCAACAAGGTCGCCTTATTTGACctgaagtttttttttcctgtgtttgtttttctagTTTTGCTTTTACATTGATTTCTACTTTTTATTAGTCCTTATCATTCGTGATTGAAAATTGGTAGCATAGGACGTGTCGGCCAATATTTCTTACTTTCTGTGTCAGAAAAGCTGGTATATagtaacttaaaaataaattgttttgggGAAAAATAACATCATGTTTCTGCAAACAGTTTCACTGACCCACATCGGCCGTACGGTCTGTTATCATTGAGAACCACATCGGCCGTACGGTCTGTTATCATTGAGAACCACATCGGCCGTACGGTCTGTTATCATTGAGAACCACATCGGCCGTACGGTCTGTTATCATTGAGAACCACATCGGCCGTACGGTCTGTTATCATTGAGAACCACATCGGCCGTACGGTCTGTTATCATTGAGACAATATTGGTCGTCACGTCCAAAAATATACCTTATTTTCACAGTatctttattttgcaaatgattTCATAATAGCTCTCGATATTATTGGTTTtcatttacacatataatttcGTGACTACCAACAGAAATTAGCATAACGTTTGTTTAGCCGTAgcgtatattttgtttacagcTATAGTCAATACGAAGGCAGATTTCAACCAGTGGGGAAAACAGAGCATGAACACAATAGCATCGCCACTGCGTCGTATGACCTTGCCTTTCTTGGGACTCTCGCCAAACAGCAATGAATCACGCCTAACGACATCCAGCGCGCGCAGTTCGCCAAGTAGGAGCGTGCTCATACTGAAAGGCGGCTCAACGGCGCGCGGACGCACTCGCCGTGGACTGTCAGTCGATTTTTCTCCTCAGATGGCATTTTTCTATAACAACCCAAGAAGACAATCAACGGTATCTCCTACAGCGACTAGAGAGTCTGGGAATGCCAACTTGCAATACAGACAAACAATACGCTCCTGGCAGCCAAAATATGTTGAAAGTGACCATTGTGAAAATGAACTTTCACCGTCGCCACTGTTCCGATGTAAAACACAGAGGAGATATAAAGACGTCATTATTGAAGATGAAACACAGCTCCAGCCCTTGAGACGAAATTCAATTAACACACTTCCTCTTAGGAACACCAGCATGTAAACGCCTTGAAATGTCTTAATTGATTTTTGTAAGTGTCTTTTTGCTGCTTTTATCTTTATAGCATATATCTTCCTCTTTTTAACACTGTCGTTTTAATGTTAGAGACACATAACACATGTTGTGAACAGTTCCAATTAATGCTTGCAGACATATTTATCCAGATTCAGTTTCTATTAGAATAATTACTGCATGAATGTTGATGGTTTTCGTTTTCCAACATGTTCCATACTAGTTTAGCTATTTTATTAATGTGATGACCGTTTTCATGTatggtaaaacatttacatgaacCTTTCGTCCTATAAGCATTGTCAGAAACAACTCTCTAGCAGAGTGTTATATGAACTTCTTCCTAAACGCctaattataaaaatgtagaaatgagggcttgaaaaatattaaataaggtAAACTGCCTCAAACCTTAGtgatttatgcaccagtcaattgtaaccacggcccaccaggtccgggggtataccggggatagccggggaactgggccgtgtttttacctttcaggtggccacgcagtgccgggtgaatgcggtggatttgtcttcgcgcaaaatatagcggggattGGGCCTAACCtaaggtcccttgggtgcgggggcatttggcggggattttaccatcagttcatccccgcagggcagggattttagccgaggttggctggaccgaaagtcaaagttcccgctattccccggacctggggggggggggcgtggttacaattgactggtgcattaaacgGGCCAAATTAGAGTGGTGATGTATTATTACACGCTCAACATTGTCAATAGTGCCAAAAAACACCAGTTCATTCAAACCTAATAATCGTCAAATTCGATCTCATGATCTTGCACCTGCTTTAATAATATTGAAGCCGAATTGAAGAGTTCATTTTTATGTgagtgtgtgtggggggggggggatgtcATATATTAAACTGGTGTATTTCATGCACACATTCaacaaataatcaatatttaattaattcttGCAACAAAATAGTGGTTTGTAACCGTTTCGAAAGTTATGactaaatacttttttatttaatttaatttgatttcaaacat
Above is a genomic segment from Mya arenaria isolate MELC-2E11 chromosome 2, ASM2691426v1 containing:
- the LOC128218734 gene encoding neuromedin-K receptor-like isoform X3 — its product is MMEYYNDNFSYDYYAILNQSGGVLDYENFLYFGKIKKLPMYEVVLKAYIYAMIIFFSLVGNTLIIVVVLRHRQMRTTTNFYIVNLAVADILVTVFCTWVHLVNNLNSNNWVLGRFFCKFNTFSQVLCLTASVLSLTLIAYDRFFGIVFALKAHMSHRKARFSIAIIWICSFAIAAPLLWFRELKVREWKDYTERWCDDSWPIEMKTVEGTNTTIEYMPARTVYFTFVSGVLYFFPILVMTLAYSVIILKLQSSTIPGERVDSGYAAQQKTRRKVIAMLVTIMAVFAICWLPYQIVLLYSELRTNRETLGEWYFTMQFLAGCFAYSNSALNPLIYAGFNKNFKQGLHGIWTTMSCRRLPPAFDPKTYGTYHSSTFATAL
- the LOC128218734 gene encoding neuromedin-K receptor-like isoform X2; this translates as MMEYYNDNFSYDYYAILNQSGGVLDYENFLYFGKIKKLPMYEVVLKAYIYAMIIFFSLVGNTLIIVVVLRHRQMRTTTNFYIVNLAVADILVTVFCTWVHLVNNLNSNNWVLGRFFCKFNTFSQVLCLTASVLSLTLIAYDRFFGIVFALKAHMSHRKARFSIAIIWICSFAIAAPLLWFRELKVREWKDYTERWCDDSWPIEMKTVEGTNTTIEYMPARTVYFTFVSGVLYFFPILVMTLAYSVIILKLQSSTIPGERVDSGYAAQQKTRRKVIAMLVTIMAVFAICWLPYQIVLLYSELRTNRETLGEWYFTMQFLAGCFAYSNSALNPLIYAGFNKNFKQVSEAPIFGNNLLNDPTTPATSYLALSTAALSSCLKRH
- the LOC128218734 gene encoding substance-P receptor-like isoform X1, which gives rise to MMEYYNDNFSYDYYAILNQSGGVLDYENFLYFGKIKKLPMYEVVLKAYIYAMIIFFSLVGNTLIIVVVLRHRQMRTTTNFYIVNLAVADILVTVFCTWVHLVNNLNSNNWVLGRFFCKFNTFSQVLCLTASVLSLTLIAYDRFFGIVFALKAHMSHRKARFSIAIIWICSFAIAAPLLWFRELKVREWKDYTERWCDDSWPIEMKTVEGTNTTIEYMPARTVYFTFVSGVLYFFPILVMTLAYSVIILKLQSSTIPGERVDSGYAAQQKTRRKVIAMLVTIMAVFAICWLPYQIVLLYSELRTNRETLGEWYFTMQFLAGCFAYSNSALNPLIYAGFNKNFKQAIVNTKADFNQWGKQSMNTIASPLRRMTLPFLGLSPNSNESRLTTSSARSSPSRSVLILKGGSTARGRTRRGLSVDFSPQMAFFYNNPRRQSTVSPTATRESGNANLQYRQTIRSWQPKYVESDHCENELSPSPLFRCKTQRRYKDVIIEDETQLQPLRRNSINTLPLRNTSM